The genomic window TATACTGTTCCAGTTTTGCTTTTGCTTCTTCTTTTAGTTTTTGACTTTCAGCTATGAGATTTAAGATATATTCCTGTCTTTTTCTTATTATTTCAAGGACAGGCTTATATAAAAGGAAATTTAGAACAAAAAGCAAAACTATAAAACCAAACATCTGCGCAAGAATAAATTGCCATACCAAGTTTACGCTTATCACGCGCACCTCCTTACCGAAAATCTGCGATAGGTTACCAAATTTAAAAAAAAAAGTCAATTGTTATTTAATCGTTTTTTTATAAAAGCTTTTTAAAAGCAACCAGAATAATTTTCTGGAGCTTTTTTTACCAGTCAAATAATCAGCTAAAGCATTTTCATTACCCTTTGACAATTGAAAAAAAGAGAAATATGGAAAATTTAAAACAATTTTTGATATAAAGTAGCTATATTTATTTTCTTCTAAAATTTTATCAGCTAAAGCCCTATAAGCCTGATAAGGGTTTTTAGGATAACTTAAAATAGAAGCGGCAGCCAGATGTGCACTAAAAATTGCATTGTATATACCTTCTAGACTAAAAGGGTCTGCCAAACATGCAGCATCGCCAACAAGCAGTATATTGTTTTTACCTAAATTTTTTTTGGAAAAAGCTATTGGAATAAAATAGCCTTTTGGATTGATAAGCATATCATTGCCATAATACTTAAAAAAAAGTTTATTAATATTTTTTTTTGTGGAAGCAATACCCCAAACACCATTTTGAGGAAAATTCCAGTAATAATTTAGTCCTTTAAAACCTATGTCAATATTGACATTAGTATCATTGTGATAAATTGTTTCTACCTGTAGGGTTTTTACTAAAAATTTTGGCTTTATGTGTAAAATTTTTCTAACTATTGAATTTGCTCCATCTGCCCCAATTAAGTATTTTGCTTTATATTTGTTAGCATCGGTATAAATTTCAATACTTGAATCATTATAACTCAAAGATAACAATCTTTCGTTTCTAAAAAAGCAACCTTTTTCAAGTGCGCTATCAAGCAGACATTTATCAAAAGTCTTTCTTTCAACAAAGTACGCAAAGGGCTCTTTCGATTCTATTTCTAAACAAGCGGTTTTTTTGTAGCTTAAGATGGCTTTATTTATACTGGCTTTTGCCAAACTATTTATCTGGGGTATATAATCAATTATTTTTGCCGATACGCATCCACCACATAATTTTTCTCGTGGAAAAACCTTTGAATCAATTATCAGAACTTTATAGCCAAAACTAGATAAAATTTTAGCAGCAGTCGACCCAGCTGGTCCTGCCCCAACTACCACGCAATCATAAAACATAATTGATTTTTATACAATTATCATATAAAATGCAATAAGTTTTTTAGGAAGTTTAAGTTGAGTAGAAAAAAAGTTTTAATTTCGCTTTTAATAATATGTATAGCTATTTTACTTGGTCTTGCATACAGGTTTTATAGTTTGTATGTTTGGAACCAGAACCCTCCCAAATACTACTACAAAGGAAATGCATTATATACTGAATACGATGCATTCTACTATTCTTACTATGCAAAAGCTTTTAATGAAGGCTTATATAAACCATTAAAGCAAGACCCTCTAAGATTCTA from Desulfurella sp. includes these protein-coding regions:
- a CDS encoding geranylgeranyl reductase family protein, which codes for MFYDCVVVGAGPAGSTAAKILSSFGYKVLIIDSKVFPREKLCGGCVSAKIIDYIPQINSLAKASINKAILSYKKTACLEIESKEPFAYFVERKTFDKCLLDSALEKGCFFRNERLLSLSYNDSSIEIYTDANKYKAKYLIGADGANSIVRKILHIKPKFLVKTLQVETIYHNDTNVNIDIGFKGLNYYWNFPQNGVWGIASTKKNINKLFFKYYGNDMLINPKGYFIPIAFSKKNLGKNNILLVGDAACLADPFSLEGIYNAIFSAHLAAASILSYPKNPYQAYRALADKILEENKYSYFISKIVLNFPYFSFFQLSKGNENALADYLTGKKSSRKLFWLLLKSFYKKTIK